TAACTGAAGCGAAAATGGCGATTTCTATGGCACGGCAGGGCGGTTTAGGAATCATCCACAAGAACATGAGCATTGAAGAGCAGGCTGAACAAGTAGATGCTGTCAAACGATCAGAGAACGGGGTTATTACTGATCCGTTCTTCCTTACTCCGGAACACCAAGTATTTGATGCGGAACATCTTATGGGTAAGTACCGAATCTCGGGTGTGCCGATTGTTAATAATGGGACCGAGCTTAAACTGGTGGGCATTATAACTAATCGTGATATGCGTTTCATTCAGGACTACTCCCAAAAGATCGATGAAGTTATGACGCGTGAAAATCTTATTACGGCGCCGGTCGGCACAACGCTTGATGGAGCTGAAAAGATCTTGCAGCAGCATAAGATTGAAAAGCTTCCAATTGTAGATGATACAGGTACATTAAAGGGACTTATTACCATTAAGGACATTGAAAAGGTGATGGAATTTCCGAACGCTGCAAAAGACCGACATGGGCGTCTCCTTGTAGGAGCTGCTGTAGGAGTTACCGGTGATACAATGAAACGAGTAGAAATGCTCGTAAAAGCCCAAGTGGATACTGTTGTTGTAGATACAGCACATGGGCATTCGAAAGGTGTTTTAGAAGTCGTGAAGGGCATTCGTGCTCATTATCCGGAACTCGTCATCATCGCTGGAAATGTAGCAACGGCAGAGGCAACCCGAGAATTGATCGAAGCGGGAGCAGATGTAGTAAAAGTGGGAATTGGCCCGGGTTCTATCTGTACGACTCGAGTAGTAGCAGGGGTCGGTGTTCCACAGATTACTGCTGTATACGATTGTGCAACAGAAGCACGAAAACATGGAAAAACAATTATTGCAGATGGTGGTATCAAGTTCTCCGGAGATATTGCTAAAGCATTAGCAGCTGGTGGCCATGCAGTGATGCTCGGCAGTCTGCTTGCAGGCACTTCGGAAAGTCCTGGTGAAACCGAAATCTTCCAAGGACGCCGATTTAAGGTTTATCGCGGAATGGGGTCGATTGGTGCTATGGAAAAAGGCTCGAAGGACCGGTATTTCCAAGAGGAAGCAAAGAAACTAGTGCCAGAAGGAATTGAAGGACGTCTCCCTTATAAAGGTCCATTGGCAGATTCAATTCACCAACTGGTTGGCGGAATTCGTTCAGGAATGGGTTATTGTGGTGCTGCTGATTTACAGGCATTACGGGAAGAGGCTCAGTTCATCCGTATGACAGGGGCAGGACTTCGGGAAAGTCATCCACACGATGTGCAAATAACGAAAGAATCACCGAACTACTCCATTTCCTAGGAAGCTAAATAACCCCCTTTCTGTTTACAAACAGAAAGGGGGTTATTTATCATTTGATACAGGACTATTAAATCTGTGCTAAAATAAATGGAATTAGATGGGGAGGTATGGCGGAACGTGAATAATAGGAACAGTAAATCGATGATTGCTGCACTAGTAGTGATCATGTTGTTGTCACTTGTCCCTCCAGGAACAGCTCGGGCAGAAGCACCTATTCTCTATGCCGATGCAGCGATTCTAGTCGATGCGGATACAGGCAGGATTTTATACGCTCATAATGCAGATGAATCGCTTGGTGTAGCGAGTATGACGAAGATGATGACTGAGTACCTATTACTGCAAGCAATTGCCGAAGGACGTGTAAGCTGGGATCAGGAGTATGAGGTGACGGATTTTGTTCACGCGTTGTCTATAGCCCCTGGATTAGCTAACGTGCCGTTACGGCGTGGAGAGACATATAGTGTAAAAGAGCTATACGAAGCGATGGCTATCTATTCTGCAAACGCAGCCACTGTAGGATTGACTGAGATACTGGCAGGTTCAGAAGGTGAGTTTGTTAAAATGATGAATGCAACAGCTGAGGAGCTTGGACTGGAAGGAACTGAATTCGTAAATTCCACAGGTCTCGGTAATTCAGACATGCTTGGTCACCCGCCAGCAGGGACAGACCCGGATGGTGAAAACGTGATGACCGCCCGTTCCGTTGCCAAGTTGTCAAAGCGTTTGCTGGAAGATTATCCTGAGGTATTAGAGACAGCAAGGCTTCCATATAAAACTTTCAGAAAAGGTACATCAGAAGAAATTCTTATGCGTAATTGGAATTTTATGTTGGAAGGCCTGACGTTAGAATACGAAGGAATGGACGGTTTAAAAACCGGAACTACGAATTTTGCCGGTTACTGTTTCACAGGGACAGCAAAGCGGGATGGCAGACGGCTTATCGCAGTAGTGATGAATACAACTAATGAATCAGGAGGCGGTTCGCATGTAACGCGTTTTCATGCAGCCCGCCAGCTATTGGATTATGGATTCGAAGAATTCTCAGTAGAAGAGATTGTTCCAGCGGGTTATCAGTTCCCTGCTCATGAAACTTTAATAGTTGAAAAAGGTAAACAGCAGCAAGTGGGAATTGCAGCAGCGGAACCGCTCCATCTCTTGATTGAAACGGCCGACAGAGCGCTTTATAGGCCAGAACTGATCCTGAAGAATTCCGTTGCAAAGAACGAAATGTTGGAAGCCCCTGTGAAAGAGGGCCAACAAATCGGGATTATAAAAGTAGAGCGAATAATGGGAACCGATTATGGTTTCTTGGATAGCCAATCAGCTGCCACTGGGGTAGTGACGACGGAAGCAGTAGAACGGGCAGGACGATTTGCGCTTGCGCTGGAATCTTCGATTGATTTTATGTCAGCTGCGAGGCTAAACGTGGCGGAATTCGTTCAAGAACTATTTTAAGACCAATCAAATTTAAGGAGACAGCACACGTTTCAGCAGTGTGCTGTCTTTTTTTTAATTGACCAGCTGGCCATTAATTTCTCGATCTGGCATACAATTTCCTCTTCTGCAAGACCGCCGAAACCAATCAGAATTTGCGGATTCCCAATCGGCTGACCAGCGACGCGGAAAGTTTCCAGCCCAGTTATATGAATCCCCTTACTGCGGGCCCGGCTCACTAACTCCTGTTCAGTAAATCCATTCTTTACTGTTAAGACAATATGCATGCCTGCCTGATCACCGGATACACTGACATAAGGCGAGAAGGCAGTTAAAGAGGCAGTCAGCAGTTCCCGCTTATGCCGGTAGATGGTTCGGATCCGATTTAAATGACGCTGAAAATGGCCTTTTTTCATAAACAGTGTGACAAGCTGCTGATCAGTTCTTGGCACTGTAGAGGAGTATAGCAGGAATGTCTCCCTGTACGCCTCCAGTAAAGGAAGCGGCAAGACCATATACGCAATCCGCAATGAAGGCATTAATGACTTGGAGAAGGTGCTTAGGTAGATAACCCGTCCATTCCTGTCCATGCTCTGAAGAGAAGGAACGGGCCGGCCGATGTAACGGAATTCACTGTCGTAATCATCTTCGATAATAAATCGATCCGGATGTCCGGCTGCCCATTTCAGCAGTTGAGTCCGTCTGGCTGCACTCATAACTGCTCCGGTCGGAAATTGATGGGAAGGGGTGACATAAGTAATATTCGCTGCTGATTCATGAAGTTTTTGAACAAGCAGGCCCTCGCCATCAACCGGAATCGGGACAGCGCTGCGATCGTAATGTGCAAATACGGTATGAGTCAACGGATAGCCGGGGTCTTCAAACGCAAAAATCGAAGAAGGAGCAAGCAGACGAATTAATAAAGGAAGCAGTTGTTCTGTCCCTGATCCGATAACAATTTGTTCAGGAGTACAATTAACCCCCCTGGACTGATACAGGTAAGCAGCGATTTCATTTCGGAATTCCCAGTCACCCTGGGGATGTCCGGACTCAAGCAGGCTGGTATTGCTGTCATCGAGCACTTCCCGCATCAGTTTCCGCCAAAGAGAAAATGGAAAAGAATTAGTGTCAACCTTACCAGGGCTGAAATCGGCTAACCGATCAGGCACTGCCGGCATGACAGGCACCTGATTCCGTTGGTATTCCACAGCAAGTTCTTCCACACTTTTCGCATAAAATCCCTGCCGCGGCAAAGCTTCAATATAGCCTTCTGCAAGGAGCTGATCATAAGCCTGTTCTACAGTGGTTCGGCTGATTGATAAGTAGTCAGCGAGCTTCCGCTTACTGGGCAGCTTATCGCCGACTGCTATTTTTCTTTGAAGAATGGCATTTCGAATTCCTGTATATAATTGCTCGTATAACGGTTCAGCAGCATTGCGATTTAGTTCTACCATCAGCATTTCCATTTCAATTCTCCAATCTGGCCTGCATAAGTTATGAGATATTAAGTTAATTGATATGTCCATTGCTAGTATAACGGAAAACGAAAAGAAAAGCAGAAGACTGAAAGAATAGAGCAGATTGGTTGGATAGGTCGATTATCGATCTGTCATCTATGCAAGACAAAAAAATTTATTGATTTACTAAAAAGATATTATTAGGTCTAACTTCTTTTGATATTTATGGTTCTTTTTTCCTTCTCATTGAAAATGACTACTGAGTTCACCTCCAAACAGCTCACAAACCAATAGTCAAAATAATAGTAC
Above is a genomic segment from Planococcus lenghuensis containing:
- the guaB gene encoding IMP dehydrogenase; the encoded protein is MWESKFAKEGLTFDDVLLVPAKSEVLPKDVDLSVELTPSIKLNIPIISAGMDTVTEAKMAISMARQGGLGIIHKNMSIEEQAEQVDAVKRSENGVITDPFFLTPEHQVFDAEHLMGKYRISGVPIVNNGTELKLVGIITNRDMRFIQDYSQKIDEVMTRENLITAPVGTTLDGAEKILQQHKIEKLPIVDDTGTLKGLITIKDIEKVMEFPNAAKDRHGRLLVGAAVGVTGDTMKRVEMLVKAQVDTVVVDTAHGHSKGVLEVVKGIRAHYPELVIIAGNVATAEATRELIEAGADVVKVGIGPGSICTTRVVAGVGVPQITAVYDCATEARKHGKTIIADGGIKFSGDIAKALAAGGHAVMLGSLLAGTSESPGETEIFQGRRFKVYRGMGSIGAMEKGSKDRYFQEEAKKLVPEGIEGRLPYKGPLADSIHQLVGGIRSGMGYCGAADLQALREEAQFIRMTGAGLRESHPHDVQITKESPNYSIS
- a CDS encoding D-alanyl-D-alanine carboxypeptidase family protein, translated to MIAALVVIMLLSLVPPGTARAEAPILYADAAILVDADTGRILYAHNADESLGVASMTKMMTEYLLLQAIAEGRVSWDQEYEVTDFVHALSIAPGLANVPLRRGETYSVKELYEAMAIYSANAATVGLTEILAGSEGEFVKMMNATAEELGLEGTEFVNSTGLGNSDMLGHPPAGTDPDGENVMTARSVAKLSKRLLEDYPEVLETARLPYKTFRKGTSEEILMRNWNFMLEGLTLEYEGMDGLKTGTTNFAGYCFTGTAKRDGRRLIAVVMNTTNESGGGSHVTRFHAARQLLDYGFEEFSVEEIVPAGYQFPAHETLIVEKGKQQQVGIAAAEPLHLLIETADRALYRPELILKNSVAKNEMLEAPVKEGQQIGIIKVERIMGTDYGFLDSQSAATGVVTTEAVERAGRFALALESSIDFMSAARLNVAEFVQELF
- the pdxR gene encoding MocR-like pyridoxine biosynthesis transcription factor PdxR, with the protein product MEMLMVELNRNAAEPLYEQLYTGIRNAILQRKIAVGDKLPSKRKLADYLSISRTTVEQAYDQLLAEGYIEALPRQGFYAKSVEELAVEYQRNQVPVMPAVPDRLADFSPGKVDTNSFPFSLWRKLMREVLDDSNTSLLESGHPQGDWEFRNEIAAYLYQSRGVNCTPEQIVIGSGTEQLLPLLIRLLAPSSIFAFEDPGYPLTHTVFAHYDRSAVPIPVDGEGLLVQKLHESAANITYVTPSHQFPTGAVMSAARRTQLLKWAAGHPDRFIIEDDYDSEFRYIGRPVPSLQSMDRNGRVIYLSTFSKSLMPSLRIAYMVLPLPLLEAYRETFLLYSSTVPRTDQQLVTLFMKKGHFQRHLNRIRTIYRHKRELLTASLTAFSPYVSVSGDQAGMHIVLTVKNGFTEQELVSRARSKGIHITGLETFRVAGQPIGNPQILIGFGGLAEEEIVCQIEKLMASWSIKKKTAHC